Proteins from a genomic interval of Marmota flaviventris isolate mMarFla1 chromosome 8, mMarFla1.hap1, whole genome shotgun sequence:
- the P2ry14 gene encoding P2Y purinoceptor 14, translated as MGCIAPLKETSFMQTNQKGLCLQSHKMLNSTSSPTPGPPCSRNTLITQYIIPVLYLLVFLAGVLLNGVSGWVFLYVPSSKSFIIYLKNIVVADFLMGLTFPFKILGDSGLAPWQLSVFVCRVSAVIFYVSMYVGIVFFGLISFDRYYKIVKPLLTSFVQSVSYSKLLSVAVWALMLLLAVPNIILTDQRVQEGRRVQCMELKNELGRKWHKASNYVFVGIFWLVFLLLIVFYTAITRKIFKSHLSSRRRSISVKRKSSRNIFSIVLVFFVCFVPYHVARIPYTMSQTGTYYSCQAKEILLYVKEFTLLLSAANVCLDPVIYFFLCQPFREILCKKLHISFQAQNDSDPCRIKRGNTMQESTDTL; from the exons ATGGGCTGCATCGCTCCACTGAAGGAGACCTCCTTTATGCAAACAAATCAAAAAG GCCTCTGCCTTCAGAGCCACAAGATGCTCAATTCCACGAGCTCGCCAACGCCAGGCCCGCCCTGCTCCCGGAACACGCTCATCACCCAATACATCATCCCGGTGCTGTACCTTCTGGTCTTCCTGGCAGGGGTCCTGCTCAATGGCGTGTCGGGCTGGGTCTTCCTCTACGTGCCCAGCTCCAAGAGTTTCATTATCTATCTCAAGAACATTGTGGTCGCTGACTTTCTGATGGGCCTGACTTTCCCCTTCAAGATCCTGGGCGACTCGGGCCTGGCCCCCTGGCAGCTGAGCGTGTTCGTGTGCAGGGTCTCGGCCGTGATCTTCTACGTCAGCATGTACGTGGGCATCGTCTTCTTCGGGCTCATCAGCTTCGACAGGTATTACAAAATCGTGAAGCCCCTCCTGACCTCCTTCGTCCAGTCGGTGAGCTACAGCAAGCTGCTGTCGGTGGCCGTGTGGGCGCTCATGCTGCTGCTGGCCGTTCCCAACATCATCCTGACCGACCAGCGCGTCCAGGAAGGCAGGAGAGTGCAGTGCATGGAACTCAAGAACGAGCTAGGACGCAAGTGGCACAAGGCGTCCAACTACGTCTTCGTGGGCATCTTCTGGCTCGTGTTCCTCCTGCTGATTGTCTTCTACACTGCCATCACCAGGAAGATCTTCAAGTCCCACCTCAGCTCCAGAAGGAGATCCATCTCGGTCAAAAGGAAATCCAGCCGCAACATCTTCAGCATCGTGCTTGTGTTCTTTGTCTGTTTTGTGCCTTACCACGTGGCCCGGATCCCCTACACCATGAGTCAAACCGGAACCTACTACAGCTGCCAGGCAAAAGAGATCCTGCTCTACGTGAAAGAATTCACCCTGCTGCTCTCTGCTGCCAATGTGTGTCTGGACCCcgttatttatttcttcttatgcCAGCCATTTAGGGAAATCTTATGTAAGAAACTGCACATCTCATTTCAAGCTCAGAATGACTCAGACCCTTGCAGAATCAAAAGGGGCAACACAATGCAGGAAAGCACAGACACGCTGTGA